The sequence CGTCAGCGTCGACAAACGGTGCGTGATCATCAATGCCGTTCGGCCTTGCAGGAACGTCTCTAGCGCTTCGTGGATAAGACGCTCGCTTTCGGGGTCGATTTGACTAGTCGCTTCATCCAAGACAATCAGAGGTGAATCACGCAAGATCGCGCGAGCCAGCGTCAATCGTTGCCGTTGACCACCGGAGAGTTGGTTGCCATGTTCGCCGATTTTGGTGTCAAATCCGTCGGGCAACGCTTCGATAAATTCCAATGCATGCGATTGTTCGGCGGCTTGGCGAATGCGTTCCGGATCGACGCTGCCGCAGCCATACGCAATGTTTTTGGCGATGGTGTCATCAAACAACGCCGCTTGTTGGCTGACCACGGTCACATAACGGCGAAGGTCTCGAACCGAGTATTCTTTTAGCGAGATGCCATCCAGCAAGACTTCGCCTTCGCGTGGATCATAGAATCGCGGCAGCAGATCCATCATCGTGCTTTTACCCGAGCCGTTGGCCCCGACAATTGCGATGTGTTCGCCTGCGTAGATATCAACGTTGATCTGGTCCAGCACGGTTTGATCACTGCGATAACCAAAGCTGACGTTCTGGAAACTCAGGTCGACCGGGCCCCCAGGCAGAGCACGCGGATGTTTGGGCTCTTCGATTTTTCGTGGGCAATCCAGATGGGCGTACAAGCGATCTGCGGCGAGGGCACCGAGTCGAATGTTCATATGCACGCCGCCGAGTTTTCGCAGCGGGTCGGTTGCTCCTAGTAGCAAGCCATAAAACAGCACCAGCGTGCTGAACGTCATCTGGCTGCCCGACATGCGGATGCCAAAGATATGCGTTTGTTCGCCGAGCACCAAGTAGCCGCCGGCAAGTAGCGACAGACAAACGACGCCGGTGCCGAGTACTTCGTTGTTGCCACGCAGCAGTGCGTCGTACCACGTGATGCGGACTTGTTGTTGGTACAGTTTGGCTGCGGTTTCACGTACCGCCCGCCGTTCTGGTGCTTCGGTGTTATGCGATTTGATCGCTTTGACATAGGTCAGCGATTGAACCAATTGGTTCATCAGCCCCGCCGATCCTTCCATCGCTCGAAGCGTGGTTTGTTTGATTGATTGGTTGATTCGCATCAGCACAA comes from Novipirellula caenicola and encodes:
- a CDS encoding ABC transporter ATP-binding protein; amino-acid sequence: MKNLFRAVRLVAQYRWSVVMATLCSLLIALTWGSNLAAVYPFVEVIFDGQTVSSWSTQQTAKLQTELAELGGQAEDNGQAEGNGQANIEGKPAADAELAPRDDVALMDAAALETAARREAILQRLRLHAAAQPWIDAYAPTTPFGTLAAVVAFVITMTVVRCVLLGMNMVLVTRVSQGVVFRLQNELFRSLLSSDLAELNRHGTGALASRVNYETTHIGSTVQTLIGRLLREPLKLATCVAGAALVNWRLLIVSLLVCPAAMFVLMRINQSIKQTTLRAMEGSAGLMNQLVQSLTYVKAIKSHNTEAPERRAVRETAAKLYQQQVRITWYDALLRGNNEVLGTGVVCLSLLAGGYLVLGEQTHIFGIRMSGSQMTFSTLVLFYGLLLGATDPLRKLGGVHMNIRLGALAADRLYAHLDCPRKIEEPKHPRALPGGPVDLSFQNVSFGYRSDQTVLDQINVDIYAGEHIAIVGANGSGKSTMMDLLPRFYDPREGEVLLDGISLKEYSVRDLRRYVTVVSQQAALFDDTIAKNIAYGCGSVDPERIRQAAEQSHALEFIEALPDGFDTKIGEHGNQLSGGQRQRLTLARAILRDSPLIVLDEATSQIDPESERLIHEALETFLQGRTALMITHRLSTLTLADRIIVMEQGKITGTGTHDELIRTSEAYRLLHQKQEIATKSIAA